CTCATCTGGTTTGATCATTAATTCTCGCCCAGTTACGTTTTTGACAATGTCTGATCCTTTATTGCTTCCAATACAAATCCACTCATCGGTGTCGCCTAGGGTCATTAGTATTTTGTTTTCCGCATCATTCAAACGGTAGGTCGGAAACACGCGTAATCCGGCCGCTTTGGCAATAGCATAATTTTCCATCGCTCGCTTAGCATGTTTATATTCTAGTCCGGGATTTTTTTCTCTAGTATGAAAATCCTTTACGGCCATTGTTTTGTGGCGCGTTCTTCCATCGGCTGCACTTACCTCAACGTCAGCTAAAAAAACTCGACCGTACCAACCGCTTCCTAAAACGCGCTGTCGTGTAATATTAACTTCGTGTGGTTTTAATCCAGTGGCACGCTCTGGAACAAAATGTTCTGACATATAGTTATTTATAACATTGTGCCCCCGACTGGATTTGAACCAGTGACCGTTCGCTTAAGAGGCGACTGCTCTACCGACTGAGCTACGGAGACTTGTTTTTTGTGCCCTCGGCAGGAATCGAACCCACGTCCCTGGTTCCGAAGACCAGTGCTCTATCCGTTGAGCTACGGGGGCAGCGGGCAGTCTGACAAAAAGCTCGGTTACTGTAACGAATTCGCTCTAGTTAGGCAAGAGCTCCGGATTCATCATGTATGATCGAGCCACTACTTCAGTGATCACCTTGTCATTATAAAGCCGTTTCAAATCTTGATCGATGGTGAACATATGTTCTTGCGCTGAGGTCTGCATGACGGTTTTTAATTGCGCGATTTTGTTTTCTCTAATCAAGTTTGATACAGCCGGTGTGTTCATCAGTATCTCACGAGCGGCCACGCGCCCACCATCAACATTGGGAATTAAAATTTGAGAAATAACCGCTCGTAATTCACTTGATAATTGATAACGTATTTGGTGTTGTTGGTGTGGTGGAAAAACATCAATAATCCGATCAATGGTTTCCGCTGCACCATTGGTATGCAATGTCGCTAACACTAAGTGACCGGTTTCCGCTACCGTTAGTGCCGCTGCAATGGTTTCCAAATCACGCATTTCACCTACCATTATTACATTAGGATCTTGCCGCACAATGTGTTTTAAGGCTTCAGCAAAGGATAAGAAATCACGGTGTAATTCTCTTTGTCTAATAATGCTTTTATTTGATGTAAATAAAAACTCAATTGGATCTTCTAGTGTAATTATGTGTGTTGAACGTGTTTGATTGATTTGTTCAATCATGGCGGCCAAAGAAGTCGACTTGCCACACCCAGTTGGACCGGTGACCAAAACTAATCCTTGATGTAAATTAGTTAACTGTGAAACAGTTTCATTCAAACCAAGTGCCTGCAAGGTTGGGGGATTAACATTAATCGCTCGAGCCACTAACCCCATATAGCCACGTTCCCAATGAGCATTAACACGAAAGCGAGCAATTTGTTTTACAGCATAGGCAAAATCTAACTCACGTTCTTTGGATAATTGTTGTTGCTGTTCATCGTTCAACAGTGATAAAACAATATTTTGTGTATCTTCTGGAGTTAAGATCGGTTCCCCTGGGGCATCCAACAGTTGTCCGCTGATGCGAAACAATGGGGGGTGACCAGCAATAATATGAACATCAGAAGCTCCATGTGAGACAGCGGCCACTAATAGTGTTTCGATACGATCTGGACGAATTTGAGCCATATGTTTATACTAATATATCATGAAAAAAGTCGTTTGTCAATCATCTAGCGCTGGTGTTACTCACGCTTTTGCAGAAAAATTAGTGGCTAACCTCGCACACGGAGGTTTAGTTTTGCTCAGTGGGGAGCTAGGTGCCGGTAAAACCACCTTCGTACAAGGCATTGCCCAGGCTTTACACATCGATCGCTCCATAACGAGCCCAACCTTTACACTAATGAATGTATATGAGACTTCTCATCTAATCATTCGCCAGCTTGTTCATATTGATCTTTATCGTTTGTCAGACAATGCAGAACTAACCACGCTTGATATTCCAACTTGGCTAAGCAATCCGGCCGCTTTAGTTATTATAGAATGGCCAGAACGAGCCCCAGACTTATGGTCAAATGCTCTGGGTACAATTCAGTTTGGTTTGGGAGACACAGTCAATCAACGAACTCTAACTATGACTGGGTCACTGGCGGCTTATTTTGCCTGAAAAAATACAGTTGTTGTACGATGCTAAATAACGTTGAAGTCAACCAATACAGTGCCAAGCCAGCCGGAAACTGATAGCCAAAAATGGTCGTCATAATTGGCATCATATACATCATTTGTTTGTTTATACTAGCGGCCATATCTTCATCTTTACTGCCTTCGGTTTTAATAACCGGCCGCTTCGCTTGCATCATACGAATTTGCACAAAAGTGGCTAACCCGGTTAACCCGGCAAATATGACATTTTTTGATTGCGCTAAATCTACTATACCGAAAAAGGACATGTTTATAGAGGTTGTGGTGTAAATATCACGTAGAAAGCCATACAGATGATTAACTTGCTCCACATTGAGCAGGTGAGTGGTCGGATCGATTTGTAAACCGTGCAAAAAGGCTTGGTATAAAGCAATTAAGATAGGTAATTGTATGATTAATGGTAAACAAGACGAAAACGGATTAACTTTATTATCTTTGTAGAACTGCATGAGTTGCTTGCCCAACTCTTCTTTATTATCTTTGTATTTCTCGCGAATGGCATTTATTTTTGGTTGTGTTTCTTGCAACTTCTTTTGTGATTTTAAAGCAGAAAAAGCTGGCCAAAATAATAATGATTTAATGACTAATGTTAATACAATAATGGCCACACCCATATCGTGACCGGGCAAAAAATAATACAGCCACATCAAGGCATTAAAAATTGGTTCGTATAATATTGTGTTGTAGAGTTGTCCAAGCATATAATATTTATGGTACTGGGTCGTAACCACCCGAAGTGAATGGGGTACAACGCAATATTCGTTTACTGCCTAAATAGGTGCCCTTGATTATGCCATAGCGCTCTACGGCTGTATAGGCATACTCCGAACAGCTTGGTTTAAAACGACACCCCATCAAAGTTAGCCCTCTAAGCAAGCCATGATCTGGAGAAATGGTCTTTTGATATAGTCTAATTACCCACAATAATGCATGTCTAGGCCATAATCTAACTAATTCAATCATAATAGCTGCAATTTATGAAATACTTGATTTATGGCTATGGAAAATTCTTTCGCGGCCACACCAACGGCTTTCTGTTTTACTACCACCACTACATCGTATGGTTTTTTGTGAAGTTTCCGAATAATGGCTCTTAGTTGTCTCTTTATACGATTACGCACTACAGCATGTTTATGGACTTGTTTTGATACTACCACAGTAAATTGAGGCTCGGTTGAAGCTAGAGCGTGTAAACGAAAAAAGGGGTGGTGAGCCACGACGCCTTTTTTATACACGGCTTGGATATCCCGATTTTTCACGGTAAAATTATTGCGCTAGACGCTTCCGACCTTTGCGGCGGCGGCTGACCAAAATCTTTCGTCCACTGGGAGTGCCTGATCTTTTTCGGAAACCATGTTCCTTAGTACGAGTCCGTTTTTTGGGTTGATAGGTTCGTTTAGTTGACATAGCGGCACTATACACAGTTTCTCCACATGCTGTCAACAGTGTCTTGGTTTACATAGTGTGGTAGGATATCGGCCTATGAATTCCACACAACTCTGGGAAGCCTGCATGGCAGAACTTGAACTCACTCTAACCAAGGCCAATTTTACGACCTGGTTCAAACATACTTTTATTGTTGAATATAACGATCAATCTGTCACGGTGGGAGTACCTAGTGGTTTTATTAAAACCTGGATTGAAAATAAATACCATCACAGTATTTTAAAGTCATTGCAAAAAATTACTGATGGGAAGATAAAGCAGATTCTCTACAAAGTAGCGCCATTTAGTAAGCGCGAAGTGGTTAGCTTGCCTGAGGCTGCTCCACAAACACCGGTGGTACCTCCGGTAGTTCAACCATCCAAACCTGTTATTGCGCCTACTGCTACACCTCCAAAACAGGCCGAAATAAATGCGCGCTATACTTTTGATACCTTTGTGGTTGGCAAGAAAACCGAGTTAGCCTATGCGGCTTGTCGCGCAGTTAGTGAGAGCCCGGCCACGATTTATAACCCGTTGTTTATATATGGTGGAGTTGGTCTAGGAAAAACTCATTTAATGCAAGCTGTCGGCAATGCTATTCTACAGAAATTCTCCAATAAACGTGTGCTATATACTCCTTGTGAAACCTTCACTAATGAATTTATTAAATCAGTTAAAGCGGGTCAACCGGATACATTTACGAACAAATACCGATCAGTTGATGTTTTACTGGTTGATGATATTCAGTTCTTGGCCGGTAAAGAGGGTACACAAGAAGCTTTTTTCCATACCTTCAATTTCTTACACCAAAACAATAAACAGATTGTGATTAGCTCTGATCGCCCTCCTAAAGCCATTCCAACCTTGGAAGATCGTTTGGTGTCACGCTTTGAGTGGGGAATGATCGTTGATGTTGGTGCACCGGATTTAGAAACTCGGATTGCTATTTTGCAAACCAAGTGCCAGGAAAAAAACATTCAGTTAGCCGACGATATCGTCCAATACATTGCCAGTGTGATTCAAAACAACATTAGAGAGCTTGAAGGCGCTTTAAATCGTGTTATGGCTGCCACTCAGTTGACTAATACCAAACCAACGGTTGATAGTGTAAAGGGTCTACTGTCCTCCTTAGTACAAGCCCCCAAACATGGTGCTATTACCACAAAACAAGTCCTCCTGGCAGTAGCTGAGTATTACACAGTAGCAGTTTCTTTACTTACTAGTAGCTCACGCAAAAAAGAATTGGTTTTCCCCAGACAAATAGCCATGTTTATTATGCGCGAAGAAATGAATGCATCATATCCTGCTATTGGTGAAGAATTAGGAGGGCGCGATCACACCACAGCGATGCATGCTTATAACAAAATAAAACAAGATATGGAATTAAATGAGAAATTAGTACAAGACATTACTTTAATTAGACAAAAACTTTATTTATAACCTGCGGATAAGTTGTGCAGTGAGTGTGTGTGAAAAGTGTAATAAATTAAGCGGTAAAATTCATCCACTGGACATGCACAACTCTACACACAGTCTATTCCATCAACCAAGCAACATATAATTCAACTATGTTAACACTAACTACCATTATCCACTTATTAACACCCCTTATTATTGTTATTATCTATTTATTTATATAATTTAATTAAGATACAGATGTTATGAAATTTTCCTGCACCCAAGAAAATTTAAAGCACGGCCTACTCATCGTCAGTCGAGTAGCTAATAAAAATGCGAACTTACCTATCCTGCAAAATGTTTTAATTAAAGCCCAGGACAATAAAATAGTTTTAGCCGCTACTAATTTAGAAATTGGTGTCCAAGCAACATTGCGTGCCAAGGTGGACACTGATGGATCATTTACATTACCAGCGCAACTATTTAGTAATTATGTAGCTTTATTAACAACTGAGAAGATTGATTGTGAATTACAGCAAAACGAATTAAGGGTCACAGCTAATGGCCAGGCTACAGTATTAAAAGGAGAGGGTGCGGGCGACTTTCCAATTCTACCAACCGTGGAAGGTGGGCAACATTATTCTCTAGTACGAGGTGATTTAGAGGTGGCTTTGCAACAGACCATTTTAGCAGCCGCCATTGATGAAACCCGCCCAGAGATCGCCGGGATTTGTTTAATGTTCAGCGATAAAAATTTAAAGCTAGCAGCAACCGATAGCTATCGTCTCGCGGAAA
This portion of the Patescibacteria group bacterium genome encodes:
- the tsaE gene encoding tRNA (adenosine(37)-N6)-threonylcarbamoyltransferase complex ATPase subunit type 1 TsaE → MKKVVCQSSSAGVTHAFAEKLVANLAHGGLVLLSGELGAGKTTFVQGIAQALHIDRSITSPTFTLMNVYETSHLIIRQLVHIDLYRLSDNAELTTLDIPTWLSNPAALVIIEWPERAPDLWSNALGTIQFGLGDTVNQRTLTMTGSLAAYFA
- the dnaA gene encoding chromosomal replication initiator protein DnaA produces the protein MNSTQLWEACMAELELTLTKANFTTWFKHTFIVEYNDQSVTVGVPSGFIKTWIENKYHHSILKSLQKITDGKIKQILYKVAPFSKREVVSLPEAAPQTPVVPPVVQPSKPVIAPTATPPKQAEINARYTFDTFVVGKKTELAYAACRAVSESPATIYNPLFIYGGVGLGKTHLMQAVGNAILQKFSNKRVLYTPCETFTNEFIKSVKAGQPDTFTNKYRSVDVLLVDDIQFLAGKEGTQEAFFHTFNFLHQNNKQIVISSDRPPKAIPTLEDRLVSRFEWGMIVDVGAPDLETRIAILQTKCQEKNIQLADDIVQYIASVIQNNIRELEGALNRVMAATQLTNTKPTVDSVKGLLSSLVQAPKHGAITTKQVLLAVAEYYTVAVSLLTSSSRKKELVFPRQIAMFIMREEMNASYPAIGEELGGRDHTTAMHAYNKIKQDMELNEKLVQDITLIRQKLYL
- a CDS encoding YidC/Oxa1 family membrane protein insertase; this translates as MLGQLYNTILYEPIFNALMWLYYFLPGHDMGVAIIVLTLVIKSLLFWPAFSALKSQKKLQETQPKINAIREKYKDNKEELGKQLMQFYKDNKVNPFSSCLPLIIQLPILIALYQAFLHGLQIDPTTHLLNVEQVNHLYGFLRDIYTTTSINMSFFGIVDLAQSKNVIFAGLTGLATFVQIRMMQAKRPVIKTEGSKDEDMAASINKQMMYMMPIMTTIFGYQFPAGLALYWLTSTLFSIVQQLYFFRQNKPPVTQS
- the yidD gene encoding membrane protein insertion efficiency factor YidD, producing MIELVRLWPRHALLWVIRLYQKTISPDHGLLRGLTLMGCRFKPSCSEYAYTAVERYGIIKGTYLGSKRILRCTPFTSGGYDPVP
- a CDS encoding type IV pilus twitching motility protein PilT, producing MAQIRPDRIETLLVAAVSHGASDVHIIAGHPPLFRISGQLLDAPGEPILTPEDTQNIVLSLLNDEQQQQLSKERELDFAYAVKQIARFRVNAHWERGYMGLVARAINVNPPTLQALGLNETVSQLTNLHQGLVLVTGPTGCGKSTSLAAMIEQINQTRSTHIITLEDPIEFLFTSNKSIIRQRELHRDFLSFAEALKHIVRQDPNVIMVGEMRDLETIAAALTVAETGHLVLATLHTNGAAETIDRIIDVFPPHQQHQIRYQLSSELRAVISQILIPNVDGGRVAAREILMNTPAVSNLIRENKIAQLKTVMQTSAQEHMFTIDQDLKRLYNDKVITEVVARSYMMNPELLPN
- the rnpA gene encoding ribonuclease P protein component, translated to MKNRDIQAVYKKGVVAHHPFFRLHALASTEPQFTVVVSKQVHKHAVVRNRIKRQLRAIIRKLHKKPYDVVVVVKQKAVGVAAKEFSIAINQVFHKLQLL
- the rpmH gene encoding 50S ribosomal protein L34; the protein is MSTKRTYQPKKRTRTKEHGFRKRSGTPSGRKILVSRRRKGRKRLAQ